From Alteribacter lacisalsi, a single genomic window includes:
- a CDS encoding paeninodin family lasso peptide — protein MKKTWSNPNVEELEFSKTMAGPGFTIPDDVQPDPDEMIHYDS, from the coding sequence GTGAAGAAAACTTGGTCTAATCCTAATGTTGAGGAACTTGAATTCAGTAAGACAATGGCGGGGCCTGGATTCACAATCCCTGATGATGTTCAGCCGGATCCGGATGAGATGATTCATTACGACAGTTGA
- the galE gene encoding UDP-glucose 4-epimerase GalE has translation MKILITGGAGYIGTHTCVELLNEGHEILVLDNFSNSKPEALERVGEITGKFFEVCEADLKDRATLESIFYQNEIDAVIHFAGSKAVGESVEKPLKYYQNNVAGTVTLCEVMDKYNVRNLVFSSSATVYGENNQVPFTEDLPLSATNPYGRSKLMIEEILRDTAASNSDWSIALLRYFNPVGAHESGRIGEDPNGIPNNLMPYISQVAVGKLPELQVFGDDYPTRDGTGVRDYIHVVDLALGHVRALEKIVTGIGIHSYNLGTGHGCSVLELLKSFEAVSGSTIPYRITARRPGDIAECYADVTKAERDLGWKAALGIEEMCMSTWKWQTLNPNGYEVTEEEVTV, from the coding sequence ATGAAAATCCTAATCACCGGCGGAGCCGGATACATCGGCACTCACACCTGCGTGGAACTCCTGAACGAAGGACATGAGATCCTCGTGCTGGACAACTTTTCGAACAGTAAGCCTGAAGCGCTGGAGCGGGTGGGGGAGATTACGGGGAAATTCTTTGAGGTCTGCGAGGCGGATCTAAAGGACAGGGCAACGCTGGAAAGTATCTTCTATCAGAACGAGATTGATGCGGTAATTCATTTTGCCGGCTCAAAAGCAGTGGGGGAATCGGTGGAGAAGCCGCTGAAGTATTATCAGAATAACGTGGCCGGAACGGTTACTCTGTGCGAGGTTATGGACAAATACAATGTCCGTAACCTCGTTTTTAGTTCCTCGGCAACGGTGTACGGTGAAAACAATCAAGTGCCGTTTACAGAGGATCTGCCACTTTCGGCAACGAACCCGTATGGCAGATCCAAACTGATGATCGAGGAGATTCTCAGGGATACGGCGGCATCAAACAGCGACTGGAGCATCGCCCTTCTCCGCTACTTTAATCCGGTGGGGGCACACGAAAGCGGCCGGATCGGGGAGGATCCAAACGGGATTCCGAACAATCTGATGCCCTATATTTCACAGGTGGCTGTCGGGAAGCTTCCGGAGCTTCAGGTATTTGGCGATGATTACCCGACGAGGGACGGTACCGGTGTGAGGGACTACATTCACGTCGTCGACCTGGCCTTAGGCCACGTGAGAGCACTTGAAAAAATCGTCACCGGAATCGGAATCCACTCGTACAATTTAGGAACCGGTCACGGCTGCAGCGTATTGGAGCTTCTTAAATCATTTGAAGCCGTAAGCGGCAGTACGATCCCATACAGAATCACGGCTCGCCGCCCCGGCGATATTGCCGAGTGCTACGCCGATGTGACCAAGGCAGAACGGGATCTCGGCTGGAAAGCGGCCCTAGGCATTGAAGAGATGTGTATGAGCACATGGAAGTGGCAGACCCTTAATCCGAATGGTTATGAAGTCACAGAAGAAGAAGTAACGGTATAG
- a CDS encoding ABC transporter ATP-binding protein, with protein MINNARKLLQLFNKKEKKKLSLLFIMMIFAAILETVGIGLIVPFVGIITNPSLIQDQAIISFLYNIFNFQSTNQFLLFAVVGLLSVFIIKNAYLLLFHYAQYRVILNQQVKMSRNLLKEYLTKPYTFHLQRNTADLLRNVNEEVSKVFQGILLSSFQLLTEILVIVCILTLLFITAPLATLTASILLGGSVFIFFRIFRKKISTLGREKQKVSGTMIKWVNQGLGASKEVKVSGKENFFVNAYTKQSQIKANNSRYMKMLEQVPRLFIETLLVTVVLLTMLIIIFQGTNTAQIVSTMALFAMAAFRLMPSINRVVAMITSIRYSYPALAVVYEDLITDASDHELKNTSIKINKGKKYFNRSIQLRNIDFRYPNQENNAINDVSLTIPVGHSVAFVGESGAGKTTLVDIILGLLEPQRGQILVDDRSLKDLKSTWQKKIGYIPQSIFLSDDSIRGNVAFGLESHMVDDAEVWRALEQAQLKEFVKSLPEQLDTQVGERGVRISGGQRQRIGIARALYHNPEILFMDEATSALDNETEKEIMRAIDGLKGEKTLIIIAHRLSTIENCDVVFTISKGKLSMIENKNKKMG; from the coding sequence ATGATAAATAATGCAAGGAAACTTCTTCAATTATTCAACAAAAAAGAAAAGAAAAAACTATCCCTGTTATTTATCATGATGATTTTTGCGGCTATTCTGGAAACAGTAGGGATCGGATTAATAGTACCTTTTGTGGGGATCATTACTAATCCTTCATTGATCCAGGATCAGGCGATTATTTCGTTCTTATATAACATCTTTAACTTTCAATCAACGAATCAATTCCTTCTTTTTGCAGTTGTGGGATTACTGAGTGTATTTATTATAAAGAACGCCTATCTGCTGCTTTTTCATTACGCCCAGTACAGAGTAATCTTAAATCAGCAGGTGAAGATGTCGAGAAACTTGTTAAAAGAATATCTGACTAAGCCATATACGTTTCATCTGCAGAGGAACACAGCTGATCTGCTCCGCAATGTAAACGAAGAGGTATCAAAGGTATTTCAGGGAATTCTCCTTTCGAGCTTTCAACTGCTCACAGAAATTCTGGTTATTGTATGCATTTTAACCTTGCTATTTATAACGGCCCCATTGGCCACGCTGACCGCTTCTATCCTTCTGGGAGGAAGTGTTTTTATATTTTTTCGGATATTCCGGAAAAAGATCAGTACGCTCGGTCGTGAGAAGCAGAAAGTCAGTGGCACAATGATTAAATGGGTGAATCAGGGTCTGGGAGCCAGCAAAGAAGTCAAAGTATCAGGAAAAGAGAACTTTTTTGTTAATGCCTATACGAAACAAAGCCAGATTAAGGCGAACAATAGCCGTTATATGAAAATGCTGGAGCAGGTTCCAAGGCTGTTTATTGAAACCCTTCTCGTCACTGTTGTACTTCTAACAATGCTTATTATTATTTTTCAGGGAACAAATACTGCACAGATTGTTTCTACAATGGCACTGTTTGCGATGGCAGCATTCAGGTTGATGCCCTCAATTAATCGTGTCGTGGCCATGATTACTTCTATTCGTTACAGCTATCCGGCTCTGGCTGTTGTGTATGAAGACTTGATTACAGATGCATCAGACCATGAACTTAAAAACACTTCTATTAAAATTAATAAAGGTAAAAAATACTTCAACAGATCCATACAGTTGCGGAACATCGACTTTCGCTATCCAAACCAGGAAAATAACGCAATAAATGATGTTTCCCTCACTATTCCAGTTGGTCATTCTGTAGCATTTGTTGGAGAGTCCGGTGCAGGGAAAACCACGCTTGTTGATATTATCCTGGGACTGCTGGAACCACAGCGAGGACAAATTCTAGTGGATGATAGATCGCTAAAAGATCTCAAATCAACTTGGCAGAAAAAGATCGGATACATCCCCCAGTCTATTTTTCTCTCTGATGATTCAATCCGGGGAAATGTAGCGTTTGGGTTGGAGAGCCATATGGTAGATGACGCGGAGGTGTGGCGAGCTTTGGAGCAGGCACAGCTTAAAGAGTTTGTGAAATCATTGCCTGAGCAACTCGATACACAGGTTGGTGAGAGGGGAGTAAGAATTTCCGGTGGTCAAAGACAGCGTATTGGAATTGCTCGCGCACTGTACCATAACCCGGAGATTCTATTTATGGACGAGGCTACTTCAGCATTGGATAACGAAACAGAAAAAGAAATCATGAGAGCGATTGACGGTCTTAAAGGGGAGAAGACGCTAATTATAATTGCTCATAGACTCTCTACTATTGAGAATTGTGATGTTGTTTTTACTATTTCAAAAGGCAAACTTAGTATGATAGAAAACAAAAACAAGAAAATGGGCTAA
- a CDS encoding glycosyltransferase, translating into MKSISIVVPIYNVDQYLEASIESIMKQTYQNLEILLVNDCSTYNSGINSNDFSLIDSRIKVVHKKNEGVSSARNVGIQQGKVDYIAFIDPDHEVYLEMYENC; encoded by the coding sequence ATGAAATCAATTAGTATAGTTGTTCCCATTTATAATGTTGATCAGTATCTTGAGGCCTCCATTGAATCTATTATGAAACAGACTTATCAAAATCTTGAAATCTTATTAGTCAATGATTGCTCAACATATAATAGTGGAATAAATAGCAATGATTTTAGTTTAATAGATTCACGTATTAAGGTCGTTCACAAGAAAAATGAGGGCGTCTCTTCAGCTCGAAATGTTGGTATTCAACAGGGCAAAGTTGACTATATTGCTTTTATAGATCCCGATCACGAAGTCTATTTAGAAATGTATGAAAATTGTTAA
- a CDS encoding asparagine synthase-related protein, with translation MSAIYGIFHSDKKSVSPEHIDQLAGAYNSIPVDNVQIWRSNNAFLGCHQQWITPESVGEQNPLYDSKQELTVTADAIIDNREDLASLLGIGSKALKTMTDTEIILLAYKKWGDSCPSYLVGDFSFFIFDQKEQSLFGARDFSGTRSVYYNFQDGAFSFSTTIKPLLNLPYIRAKINEKWLSEYLAIFGMIETIEANSTIYEGIFQLPPSHSIIVSKGKLTVKQYTSNVFCSSKGLKSDSEYEEGLRDVFQKAVNSRVRTHRGIGSHLSGGLDSSSVLGFAARALSESGKDIHTYSYVPIKNYRDWTPRNRIGDESSFIAKTVNYISGVEANYLSFQESNSYNEIDNFLDIYEMPYKFFENSYWVRGIYEKAQTDGVGVLLKGARGNWTVSWGPALDYYALLVNRLRLKKLVNEVNLYSENIGIGRKQLYKIIMKKAWPKVHNALRPDQTSPPTLINEEFADRSKVFQRIDDSPINLNGTKTQSFYQARKDHFHYPIIWNTTGTIGTKLSLKYKLQDRDPTNDLRVVQYCNSLPEKQCVRDGVDRSLIRRITKGVIPDEVRLNQKVRGIQGSDGIARMASEWGNFNLELEQLVNDPISNEYLNVGLMKSIMTKNKEVPKPSYFFYGEFKILMRGIISYRFLKQLEGR, from the coding sequence ATGAGTGCAATATATGGAATTTTTCATTCAGATAAGAAATCGGTATCTCCTGAACACATTGATCAGTTGGCAGGTGCTTATAATTCTATACCGGTGGATAACGTTCAGATTTGGAGAAGCAATAATGCTTTTCTCGGCTGCCATCAGCAGTGGATCACGCCTGAGTCCGTTGGGGAACAGAACCCACTTTACGACAGTAAGCAGGAGTTGACTGTTACTGCAGATGCCATCATTGATAATCGTGAAGATTTGGCTTCCCTTTTAGGTATTGGAAGTAAGGCCTTAAAGACAATGACTGACACGGAGATTATACTCCTGGCTTATAAAAAATGGGGGGATAGCTGTCCCAGCTATCTGGTAGGTGATTTTTCCTTCTTTATTTTTGATCAGAAAGAACAATCACTATTTGGAGCAAGGGATTTTTCGGGTACCAGGAGTGTTTACTACAATTTCCAGGATGGAGCTTTTTCTTTTTCCACCACAATCAAGCCCTTACTGAATCTCCCTTACATTAGAGCCAAGATAAATGAAAAATGGCTATCAGAGTATCTAGCAATCTTCGGGATGATTGAAACGATTGAAGCCAACTCAACAATTTATGAGGGGATTTTTCAGCTTCCGCCTTCTCACTCCATTATCGTCTCAAAAGGAAAACTGACTGTTAAGCAGTATACCTCAAACGTATTCTGCAGCAGTAAAGGTTTAAAATCAGACAGTGAATATGAAGAAGGTCTTCGGGATGTTTTTCAGAAAGCTGTGAATTCGAGAGTAAGGACCCATAGAGGGATAGGGTCTCATTTAAGTGGGGGACTAGATTCGAGCTCAGTGCTCGGTTTTGCTGCAAGAGCATTATCAGAATCAGGCAAAGATATTCACACCTACAGTTATGTACCGATTAAGAACTACAGGGACTGGACACCGAGGAACAGGATAGGGGACGAAAGTTCTTTTATTGCAAAGACAGTCAATTATATTAGTGGTGTTGAGGCTAACTATTTAAGTTTCCAGGAATCAAATTCATATAATGAAATAGATAATTTTCTCGATATTTATGAAATGCCCTATAAATTTTTTGAAAACTCCTACTGGGTTCGGGGGATCTATGAAAAAGCGCAAACCGATGGAGTTGGTGTCCTCCTAAAAGGGGCAAGAGGAAATTGGACAGTCTCGTGGGGACCTGCACTGGATTATTATGCACTGCTGGTAAATAGGCTCCGATTAAAAAAGCTTGTTAACGAAGTTAATTTGTACAGTGAAAATATCGGGATTGGCAGGAAGCAGTTATATAAAATTATCATGAAAAAAGCATGGCCGAAAGTTCACAATGCGTTGAGACCTGACCAAACATCTCCTCCGACATTGATAAACGAAGAATTTGCTGATCGCTCCAAAGTTTTTCAACGGATCGATGATTCACCCATTAATTTAAATGGAACAAAAACACAAAGCTTCTATCAGGCAAGAAAAGATCATTTCCATTATCCGATTATCTGGAATACTACAGGTACTATTGGTACCAAACTTTCATTAAAATACAAACTTCAGGATCGGGATCCAACTAATGATCTCAGAGTTGTGCAGTATTGTAATTCACTTCCTGAGAAGCAGTGTGTCAGAGATGGAGTAGACAGGTCTTTAATCCGGAGAATTACTAAAGGAGTAATCCCGGATGAAGTTAGGTTAAATCAAAAAGTAAGAGGCATCCAGGGATCAGATGGGATTGCAAGAATGGCAAGTGAGTGGGGAAATTTCAATCTGGAATTAGAGCAGTTGGTTAATGATCCTATAAGTAATGAGTATCTGAATGTAGGACTTATGAAAAGCATAATGACCAAAAACAAGGAAGTACCGAAACCCAGTTACTTTTTCTATGGAGAATTTAAGATTCTGATGAGAGGCATAATCTCTTATCGTTTCCTTAAACAATTGGAGGGGAGGTGA
- a CDS encoding glycosyltransferase produces the protein MKKKKVLFMLINMNIGGTERAFLNMVSEMPSEKYEITLLLLEKSGGFLEQVPSHVNIVYIDGYNQIKPLINEPPKQSALQLIKKGKFFKALAFSTYYFVSKVTKRKEILFNYLAKKIEHEGEYDTAIAYAGPMDFISYIVLNKIKSVRKKQWIHFDINKIGFSKSFAKNIYPDFDKIYVVSEEANQKLINKIPRIKNKTRVIQNFVSKEIVNKLSKSGEGFQDNYDGKRILTVGRIAHEKGPDLAIEAAKLLRKDGVNFRWYWVGEGKEMKHSQVLIKKLNLENQFILLGSKSNPYPYMANCDLYIQPSRYEGFCITTLEAACFNKPIITTDVNGAREQFHDNENGLIVEITSQGLYQGIARLLKDELLQQRLIKGSTEEERNKQMNFDQII, from the coding sequence ATGAAGAAAAAGAAAGTATTGTTCATGCTTATTAACATGAATATTGGTGGTACAGAAAGAGCTTTTTTAAATATGGTATCGGAAATGCCTTCGGAAAAATATGAAATAACACTTTTATTGCTTGAAAAATCCGGTGGCTTCTTAGAACAGGTTCCGAGTCACGTAAATATTGTATATATTGACGGCTATAATCAAATTAAGCCTCTAATTAATGAGCCTCCAAAACAATCAGCTCTCCAACTCATTAAAAAGGGAAAATTCTTTAAAGCACTTGCTTTTTCAACTTATTACTTTGTCTCAAAAGTAACAAAACGTAAAGAAATACTGTTTAATTATCTGGCTAAAAAAATAGAACATGAAGGTGAATATGACACGGCGATAGCTTATGCAGGTCCAATGGACTTCATAAGCTATATTGTTTTAAATAAGATAAAGTCCGTTAGGAAGAAGCAATGGATTCATTTTGATATAAACAAAATTGGCTTTAGCAAGTCATTTGCAAAGAATATTTATCCGGATTTTGACAAAATTTATGTAGTTTCAGAGGAAGCCAATCAAAAGTTAATTAATAAAATTCCTCGAATAAAGAATAAGACTAGAGTTATTCAGAATTTTGTTTCAAAGGAAATAGTAAATAAGCTCTCAAAATCAGGGGAGGGATTTCAGGATAACTACGATGGAAAAAGAATATTAACAGTTGGAAGGATTGCACATGAGAAAGGCCCTGACCTTGCGATTGAAGCTGCAAAATTACTACGTAAAGATGGTGTCAACTTTAGATGGTACTGGGTAGGAGAAGGAAAGGAAATGAAACATTCCCAAGTCCTAATTAAAAAGCTAAATCTCGAGAACCAATTTATTCTTTTAGGTTCTAAATCTAATCCTTATCCCTACATGGCTAATTGTGACTTATACATCCAGCCTTCTCGATATGAAGGATTTTGCATCACTACATTGGAAGCAGCTTGTTTTAATAAGCCCATTATAACAACCGATGTTAATGGAGCCAGAGAGCAGTTTCACGATAATGAAAATGGACTTATTGTAGAAATTACAAGTCAAGGACTGTACCAGGGAATAGCACGATTGCTAAAGGATGAATTACTTCAACAAAGATTAATTAAAGGATCAACGGAAGAGGAAAGGAATAAGCAGATGAATTTTGACCAAATTATTTAG